A DNA window from Ctenopharyngodon idella isolate HZGC_01 chromosome 10, HZGC01, whole genome shotgun sequence contains the following coding sequences:
- the si:dkey-286j15.3 gene encoding stonustoxin subunit beta translates to MSLIMELSGETMSKSELQKYFCNLTLDPNTVHNRLSIVEGNKKLICNPEPMSHPDHPERFDGLPQVLCKEPLTGRCYWEAEWSGLGDMVVSYKGISRKGEGSECRFGANEKSWILSCFGEKLIAWHDNVGKHIPPPSPPYNRVGVYLDEPAGILSFYSISDTHELRHLYTFNTTFTEPLCAGFVLYTNSVTLCDVEQQNE, encoded by the exons ATGTCTTTGATCATGGAACTTAGTGGAGAGACCATGAGTAAATCAGAACTACAAAAAT ATTTCTGTAATCTCACACTGGATCCAAACACGGTACACAATCGTCTCTCTATTGTAGAGGGCAACAAAAAGCTGATATGTAATCCAGAACCAATGTCacatcctgatcatccagagagaTTCGACGGCCTTCCACAGGTTCTGTGTAAAGAGCCTCTgactggacgctgttactgggaggctGAATGGAGTGGGTTGGGTGATATGGTAGTGTCATATAAAGGAATCAGCAGGAAAGGAGAAGGTAGTGAGTGTAGGTTTGGAGCCAATGAAAAATCCTGGATTCTGAGCTGCTTTGGGGAGAAACTGATCGCCTGGCATGATAATGTGGGAAAACACATACCTCCCCCATCACCTCCCTATAACAGAGTAGGAGTGTATCTGGACGAGCCGGCCGGCattctgtccttctacagcatcTCTGACACACACGAACTCAGACATTTATACACATTCAACACCACATTCACTGAACCCCTCTGTGCTGGATTTGTGCTTTATACTAATTCAGTGACTTTGTGTGATGTTGAACAACAGAATGAATAA